From Actinomycetota bacterium:
GCCGATAAAAGGAAATTCCCCGATCATCTCCACGCAGCCGTTGACGCGGTCCTGTTCCCCCGTTTTCATCTCGAGGAACCGGCCGGTGGTGAAAGCGCTCCAGTACAACCTGGCTTCAGCCATCAGGCGCGCTTGCGTCGCGATTCGCGAAGCTTTGCCATGACCACATCATGCTCATATACCCGGCCCGCCTCTATGTCCGCATCGGCCACCATGTCCATTTTGGCGGCCTCGGGATCGATCGTCTCTTCGTATGTCGCCGCCTTGCCCGCCAGCTCCTCGTACTCATCAAAACCAATCAGCACCGCGCGTGGACGGCCGGATTTGGTCAGGGCCCAAAGCTCGCCGCGGAAGAAGGCTTCTTCTACCAGTTCCGGCAGGCGCCTGCGGGCCTCAGCTATTCCGACTTCCTTCATGGTTGCTCCTTCCTGAAGGCGATTTATGGTCCAGAATGTACATAACGTCTATAATATACAATATGACGGGAATTTAAACCAGCGCCTGCGAAGAACGGGTGGCGCGAAGAAGGCTTGACCCCTTCCCCGTGCAGGAAACGATCGGACCAGCCAGAAAGTGAATGGTGGCCGTCAATCCGGGCCGTCGGCTGACAAGGGAAGCCAGCGCCCAGCCCCGCTGTTTGCAAAAAGCAGCATGGGCGGATAGGCTTGTAAAGGTTTTTTTCCAACCACCTGGGACCTGCGACCATGGAAAACAAGAAGGAAAAGAAAGATATCCTCGCCGCGGTTCCGCTTCCCGAAAAAATCAGCCGGCCTTCCTGGGAGGAGTACTTTTTCCAGATCGCCGAGACTGTCGCCACGCGCTCGACCTGCATGAGGCGGCGCGTGGGCGCGGTGCTGGTCAAGGACAAGCGGATCCTCTCGACGGGTTATAACGGCGCGCCTCGCGGCATCAGCCACTGCATCGAGGTCGGCTGCCTGCGCCAGGAGCTGGGCGTGCCCTCGGGCGAGCGCCACGAGCTCT
This genomic window contains:
- a CDS encoding cytidine/deoxycytidylate deaminase family protein, whose translation is MENKKEKKDILAAVPLPEKISRPSWEEYFFQIAETVATRSTCMRRRVGAVLVKDKRILSTGYNGAPRGISHCIEVGCLRQELGVPSGERHELCRALHAEQNAIAQAALHGVKIEGSTLYCTHQPCVLCAKMIINAGIVEVYFNEGYPDELATAFFAEAGIKIHRIGG
- a CDS encoding type II toxin-antitoxin system Phd/YefM family antitoxin, which encodes MKEVGIAEARRRLPELVEEAFFRGELWALTKSGRPRAVLIGFDEYEELAGKAATYEETIDPEAAKMDMVADADIEAGRVYEHDVVMAKLRESRRKRA